One genomic segment of Nocardia spumae includes these proteins:
- a CDS encoding TetR/AcrR family transcriptional regulator → MTTPSDVQQVNRRLRNMRDKQVRIFDAASRLFAESGFHAVTTQQISDRADIAAGTLFRYASSKGQLLLMVYNEDFRAALESGERQARTVADPVAAIAALVRPILSAADRNIENTIAYQRELLFGPPEETYREQGLALVARLEAILADILIAAAHPVTPALREAARVTGRSIFAVLHMALVRPSIGVDPDHDPITDLHAQIVQLVAGFRATPDVLDTT, encoded by the coding sequence TTGACAACTCCATCCGATGTTCAGCAGGTGAACCGTCGTCTTCGCAATATGCGGGATAAGCAGGTTCGCATCTTCGACGCGGCTTCCCGGCTGTTTGCCGAAAGCGGATTTCATGCCGTGACCACCCAGCAGATCTCGGATCGGGCCGATATCGCCGCGGGCACCCTGTTCCGCTATGCCTCATCCAAGGGCCAGCTGTTGCTGATGGTCTACAACGAGGACTTCCGCGCGGCCCTGGAGTCGGGCGAGCGGCAGGCACGCACAGTCGCGGACCCGGTTGCCGCGATCGCGGCACTGGTGCGTCCGATCCTGTCGGCCGCCGACCGGAATATCGAGAACACCATCGCCTACCAGCGGGAATTACTGTTCGGACCGCCCGAGGAGACCTACCGCGAACAGGGCCTGGCCTTGGTGGCACGACTCGAGGCGATACTGGCCGACATCCTGATCGCCGCCGCCCATCCGGTCACACCGGCACTGCGGGAGGCCGCGCGCGTCACCGGTCGCAGCATTTTCGCGGTACTGCACATGGCACTGGTGCGTCCGTCCATCGGAGTCGATCCCGACCACGATCCGATCACCGATCTGCACGCCCAGATCGTGCAGCTCGTCGCCGGCTTCCGGGCCACTCCGGACGTGCTCGACACCACGTGA
- a CDS encoding 3-hydroxyacyl-CoA dehydrogenase codes for MTTIRKVTVLGTGVLGSQIAFQTAFHGFDVTSYDINDEALTAARERFDKLAATYREQVEGAGDGKADATAAGIALTDDLAAAAREADLIIEAVPEVLSIKQDTYRKLAAAAPEHTIFATNSSTLLPSDIKDSTGRPDRFLALHFANQVWHFNTAEVMGTADTDPKVYDAVVEFARAIGMVPIELHKEKAGYVLNSLLVPFLNSAMALAAGGYAEPKAVDETWRIGTGAPAGPFQILDIVGLTTPYNILVNSGEDGRKLAAWLKSEYIDKGKLGIASGEGFYRYQA; via the coding sequence ATGACCACCATTCGCAAGGTAACCGTCCTCGGGACCGGAGTTCTCGGTTCACAGATCGCCTTCCAGACCGCGTTCCACGGATTCGACGTCACCTCCTACGACATCAACGACGAGGCGCTGACCGCCGCGCGTGAGCGCTTCGACAAGCTGGCGGCCACCTATCGCGAGCAGGTCGAGGGCGCGGGCGACGGCAAGGCCGATGCCACCGCGGCCGGTATCGCACTCACCGACGATCTGGCCGCGGCCGCGCGGGAGGCCGATCTGATCATCGAGGCGGTGCCGGAGGTGCTGTCCATCAAACAGGACACCTACCGCAAGCTCGCCGCGGCGGCGCCCGAGCACACCATCTTCGCCACCAACTCCTCCACCCTGCTGCCCAGTGACATCAAGGATTCGACCGGACGTCCGGACCGCTTCCTGGCGCTGCATTTCGCGAATCAGGTGTGGCATTTCAACACCGCCGAGGTGATGGGTACCGCCGACACCGATCCGAAGGTGTACGACGCGGTCGTCGAATTCGCCCGCGCCATCGGCATGGTCCCGATCGAATTGCACAAGGAGAAGGCGGGTTACGTGCTGAACTCGCTGCTGGTGCCGTTCCTCAACTCGGCGATGGCACTCGCGGCCGGCGGCTACGCCGAACCGAAGGCGGTCGACGAGACCTGGCGCATCGGCACCGGCGCACCCGCCGGCCCCTTCCAGATCCTCGATATCGTCGGCCTCACCACGCCCTACAACATCCTGGTCAACAGCGGTGAGGACGGGCGGAAACTGGCCGCCTGGCTGAAGTCGGAATACATCGACAAGGGCAAACTCGGTATCGCCAGCGGTGAGGGATTCTACCGCTACCAGGCATAA